A segment of the Lolium perenne isolate Kyuss_39 chromosome 3, Kyuss_2.0, whole genome shotgun sequence genome:
tgcttagattgtctgaatcacctTGAGGAGGCCAACGACGGACAAGACGGAGCAGATGGGAtctgctacgaggaaccagacctctctggaggagtagagggggtcgactatctgatcgtctacggaaccggggaggttccagaaggagaacaagcttagaccacacgagtagtagtagtaatcgAGCAGTATGAACTCtatagtacttagctgctcgagttgAATAATGATAACCCTGCTTAGACCTATATTATATAAGATGTGTAAGGTTCACCTCGAACCTAGGAGTAAACCTCtatggacccaggaggagctccgagatgatgtaattatatggcttgtaatactatgtgaatgagttatggaccagctatgtttctattgtactactctgagggatgtaatatttgtggattggtacttcgcacatgttatgtcaacgactggcatactacaacatgcagtggtatgcagggtcaccacagttggtatcagagcaaaagctttgaccttaggttggaacctagtaaatgggacaaaatggtaggagtcaaataggattagtaaagaattctctaaaaatatggtgtctattcacttgagaataatacaTTCATCTCTTTTagagcgataattctttattatcactattatgatgcattattactaatactATATTCTTTCTtatctacagccaactatggccaGTTCACGTTCCGGACGTAACGTGAAAGTGAAGGAATCCACTTTGGACGACTATGACGGGGGACTCGCTGATATACTCCGTGCCATGTTActcgaatttgggtgcgatccgcaAATCCGAGTAATGaagtacatgtactatgatggtactgtactggcaaagtgtagggtaggactccaGTTACCTGAAGCCTTAGGTTTGAGTGCAGTTATGCCTGCAGGAGAGGCTAGGACAATCAGGACAGCCTATCACATAGCCATTATGAAAGCTATCACTGATATTCGCGAGCATAAGACCAAGGATCTTATAGGCTCCGAATTTGCACATATTCCACatatggaggaggacgatgatctGACTCTAAACCACTTCAAGTTTGCCAAGAGGAAACCTGCAGAAGccgcaaaatacatggataactGTAGGAACCTTCTGACTTTGtactttcagttgaaccgacactTGTCGGGAGCAATTGACACAATGTTAGATGAGTTTACTAAGCCTAAGGAGGTGTCGAAAGGTAAGGGGCCGATGGAGAGTGATCCACCTACACCAGTTTTCTCAACTGGTGACTACATCCACATAGACACCCCAGAACCACAACCAACACCACAAACCCCTAGGTTCTTCCCTAGTAGTTCATATGGTGGTTATGAGGGTGGAGAAGAATCCGGGAACAACCAACGCTCGGAGACTCCAATTGAGAACTCCACTGGATGGCGTTGGGGATCATTCATGGGAACATATAGTGATCCAGTGAGATGTAATCCAGAGAGAGATCAAGACGCCGTAGATCAGTACCAGAACCATCAATATAGTATGGGAGACTACGAGGAGTACCCTATAGTGATAGAGTCCGATTCCGAAGGAGGGAAGGCACGTAAGGTGGTTAAGGGGGAAGGTTCAGGAAGCAGAGGAAGGTGTGGACCTTTTGACATGAATACCTCTGAGCACACCGGAAACGTGTCCGTTGAGGAGGAGGAGTATCCCATGGGGGATGCTTATGCATCTCTGAATAATCATTTTATGATGACAGATTTCTCCTTGGGATCATCCTCAGACTCGGACTACCAGCCTACTGGGAGGCCATATGTTCCAGACACTATCAGGAGGACTACACGTTCGACTGGATGGATGCCTGGAATGTACCAGGAGTGAAGCCACGAGTAGTTGACCACCAGTGGAGGCGATGATGCAATACAAATGTACCATATGTATTGCAGTGTGTACTAGTTTTATGAGTTGTAATTTTCATACAATAAGTGAGTTTCCATACTCACACTACTTATGGGTATTGTAATaaaccacttatgtatgtatatacatggtatatgttttgtatgatttggatttgcttcttgatttccattgcgtgactagttctgcgcacaaagttgagctcagaaaacttgcgcatggagtaactatgagtaccactttgtgttgcaaAGCTAGGGGGTGATGTCGGGAGCGACGGGAGAGGAGAGTGAAACACAGCGCCTCGAACGCGAGGCCAAACAGAAGGAAGAGGCAGATGAAGCCGCaagaaatcagtttccaccaccaccacctcctatgaCTCAACAAAACTTTCTCTAGTACATGCAAatgctggaggaaaggcaacgtgcaaccatggagcagcagaacaaattctttcaagagttgctgcaacagaacagggtggaaAGGCCAGAGAACCAAGGCGTTActctgtcagacttccagaataccaagtcAAGATCATTTGCCTACGCCCaagccaatggacgctgaagattggctgatggacacaGAGCGCAAGCTCAAGACTGTTGGATGCACAGACCAGGAGAAGGTTAGGTATGCTACACACCTGTTGTGTGGACCCACCGCATCATGGTGCACTACAAGGATTCCGGTGTATTGCAACAAAAAAAATCGTGGCAATAGGCCCAAATTTGTTGCAATAGGTTCTTTTTGCAACGGAACCACTTTCGTTGCCAGCCGTTGCAATATCTGGCATGGTAATAGAGTATTGCCACGATTATTTGTCTCGTTGCAATACATGATTATATTGCAACGATTTTCGACAATATTGCAGCAAGACTCCCCGTGGTAACTTATATTTGTTGCCACAATTCAAACCGTTGCCCTAACTTTGCGCCACAAGGATTAAACCATGGTAATAACCTATTACAACGTAATAGATAACTGTTGCGATGCTTTTTCACAACAACCAAATATTTGTGGTATTACCTTACCGCAACGAAACATGGTTTTGTGGTGATACCCTAAGGTAACGAAATCCCCTCCGTGGTAATTAGTATGTATCGCAACAAAAATGAATTCATGGCGATAAGTTATCGCAACAAAACAAATCCGTGGCAAGGGACTGCTAAGGCAATGTATTATTTTTTTGTGGCAATAACTTATTGCAACCAATTTAATTATGTGCAGCATGCATGCGGTACAATAACCTTATTATATGAAGCTACACATATATACCAAATATACCACATTGGCAATGATGAATACGTCCAGGAAAACATACATATATTAAATCATTTAGGGTGCAAATATTCAAATGTACACATGTCAAGACTTGCTATGAATAAGAAATACGATTCACACTAAATAAAAACATCCATTGGAAGAAAACACAAATTTGATTCTAATATGAAGGCCATCTGAAGTGGCAACAATTAGGTCCCTTTGCCTTCACTTTGAAATTGATTCTAAAGTTAAAGCGGCCATCCGAAGTGGCAAGAATAAGCCCCCTTTGCCTTCACTTTGCGCCATTATTTCCATCCTTCAAGGCACACATCAGAACTTGGTTAGCTTTGAACGAGCAAGCTTTGTGCTACAGGAAATACATCAGTGCGGTActctttgtttgaaatatgtgctAAACAGGCTTTGTGCTACAGGAAATAGATCAACGTTGTTTAAAATATGTGCATCAATGTTACAAACATGGACCAATTGTTTGAATGAATAACACAAAGCCATGTTCCCGAGTCTCGGTACTTGTTTGAATTGTTTTTTACAATAGCCAAAGTTTTAATTCACTACTTCAATGTGTGTACACGTTGACCATGTTTAAGTGTTCAGAACAGCCTATATTACAAGCCATATCAACCTAGACTAGACATCATGTTTCTTTTAGATCGGCTATATCCACACCACCAATTTAACTATACATGGACGAGAAGGTGTAGGAAAAATGTGGCAAACATGTTATTTTCCGCATTCATTAGTAAAAAAATCATAGCCTGTTGACAACCAAGATAATTCCTTATGTATTTTGGCCAAAAACAACCTCAAATATAGCAAGATGACTTCTTTTTTCTCTAGATCTCTTCAGGGTTCCAGATAGTCAAAGAATGGATTTTCTAAATACCAAATACACCTTACAAGCATCATTCTTTCAGTATTTATCAATACAATAACAAGGATATGTGCGTCAATAAAATGATATTGACACCAACTATGAACTTCGACTCGGAAGTGCTGAGCAATGGAAGGTTGGCACTTACCATAGCTCGAAAAATGCGTGTGTTCAGTTTAGCAGCTGCAGCAAGCTGGTTTGGTGGAATCATATTTTTTTTACCCGGAGCGGCATTAGTACTTGGTGTCTGAAAAAGTGACCTTGAGACATTTGGATTAGTATTTTCCTTGCCATTCCTCCTAGGGGCGATCTGCAAAGAAGTATAAAGTGAACATGCAGCTCAAGTAAAGTTAAAATGTCACAAAAAAATGACTTGAGTTACCTGTTGCGCTAATGTCTGTTGGGATCCCATCATTTCCGTCATTTCTGCAAAAAATTTCATGAACGACTCCTCAACTGCCTGCAATTCTAGCTGCCTTGATCTGCGTTCCTCTTCTAAAAGTCTTTCCCTCTCTATTCTATCTTCTTGTAACCTCTCCTCCAGTCGTTGTCGTTCAGCTCGCTCAAGTTCTAGTTGTTGCTGCGTATTTTCACGCTCAGCTTGGAGTTCATCTTGCAATTGCGTAACTTGCTGGTTGAGCTCAGCATTTTGTCTTTGGGAAGCACGGGATTGCTCTTCAAGCTCAACACGAAACCTATCAGCCGGTCTAGGAGGTTTAGCCATGTAGCCATACCCACGAGGCTGTGAGGATTTGCATCCCATTGTGGTTTTATAGTTGGTCTGAAAAATATTGTTCCTATCTTCAGTTGAAACTGGGCCATTAGTTTCACCTTCCTTTAGGTTTACTTCTTCACAAGCTTTGTCctacacacaaaaaaaatagtcttGCCACTAAGATTGCTGAAATGGCTATAAAACTAATATATAGTGAGATGAATGATTGTGCTGAGAAATATAACTCACATAAACATCCTGAGATTCTCTGTTAGACCATATTCCATTCTTTGTGTGAGTCAGTTCCCAGAGAGCTATACAATCGGGCTCTTCTCCAGTTTCTAAATCTCTCTGCAAGTTGTATAAAGATGTCACGAAGCATGTAGATATATTGGACTCTAAAGAAGCAAATACATTAATTTACTCATCTCATACCTTCTCAAAACTGAGTTGTGAGTAAGATTTTGATCCAACTCTGTGTATTGCCTTTTGTTTTTTGCGATTATCAGAGTTCTTTTGGCTAGTTTCCTAACAGTGCatagaaaaaataaatctatGTGAGGTAGACAATTTCAGCAAAGTACATCTGACAATGCatagaaaaaataaatctatGGGAGCTTTCAGCACTGGGTACACCCTTTTATGTGAAATAGACAATTTCAGCAAAGTACATACTACACAAACAATGAATTTAGAGAAAACCTGGAATTTTGAATTAGTGCCAAAGTAATTAATCAGCCACTCCCACTCTTCTGGCTGTAAATCCTCCGGCACATTAGCCATTCGAGCGGCATCAGTATTGTAGGCCTTGTATGTGGAGTGAAGAGTTGACCGCCAACCTCTGTAACGCTCTTTAGCAATTTTAAGTATTTTATCCTCCATATCTGGTGTATCTTCCAAGTTCCATCTTTCCTAAAACAGATCAAAAGACAGTCAGTCAGTAGTGAAATATTGATGCAACATGGAAGACGGAGATACGAGAAAGCTAATACTCACAAGCACATCCGCAACTATGAGTCGATGAACAGAAGCGTGAATGTCAGCCCACGTCCTCACACCAATGAGTGGCATCCTTCTTTTCATAAAAACTACCACGTCATCTACAAATGAACGATAATTCATTCCTGTTGAACCACCCAACCTATCTGAAAATGCAACATTCAGCTTTGCAGATCCACTGGCAAAGCGCTTCTTGGATACTTTTAAACCTTTTAGAACACCTCGTCCACTCTTCTTTTGTCCATCAGCTTCTACAAAGGAAAGCATACAAGGAGTAATAATTTTAACTGATAGAAGAACATGgcactgaaattttcaacaaaactACCATTTTGTATTTGCACACGATTGCGGCGGGCATGAGATGGCCAATCATTCAGTGAACACATATCATTGGCATGTTGAGAGGCGTCTGGTGTAGTGTCAGATTGTCCTTGTGTACCTATCATAACAGTTCAGAATTTAAAAGATCAAATATAAAATGAATAGCAGAAGATTAGCTGACTGGAAAAGGTTGGCATTTTTTACCAGATCTGTGTTGTCCAGGCCGCCTGTTTTTGTAAGAGGTTATACTTTCAGTCCTTGATAACAGAACTGAGCCTCTTGTTACTGAACACAAGATTACGGTTGAAGAAATTTATATAAGTGCAAGAATAAAAATAAATAATAACAAACTTGTATGCATGAGAGAACTCGGTCAAACATCATAGTGAAAAGAAAATGAGTACCATGTGTTACAAGCACATTTATGAGAGCAGAACTTTTTTGAAAGAATCATGCCACGTGGCTAGTACAATGGAGTAGAGTATACATCAAACAGTACTTATATTTTCCAACTGTAGATCAGATTTTCAAATTCGAAATTAATTTTAGCTATTCAGCTTTTTGGTATGCAGCATGTGCCATATTTTTAAGAGGTATGCATCAACGTGCTGCATGATTAAACACAGAAATGTATTGATAGTATGCGTAATGACAGTACATATGTTTCTATACCATTCAGCCAAGAGAATTCTGAAGCATCTCTGTCTTCTGTATCACCTGCTTGTGAATGTTCACTATTATTTATAAGAAGAACTACTAGCAGCAAATGTAAATGAACACattctaattaataattaccatgTTGTGGCATCATGGTTCGATTCCAGTATGCACTACCCTGCCTTGAAGCCATAGTTGCATCCCTTTTCTAGTTAATCTCTCAAATCTGCAAGGAAAAAAAACTTAGATGTTAGTTTTCACAGATCAAATGTATCAGATTGTCATTTCCTTTATACAAAACATCCAACATGAGAGTATGCACACGACACTCAATGAAATACAGAATAACATGAAGAATTGTCTTTGCATTTTACAGAAAAACTAAAGCCAAATTAAATTCTATACAAAAAATCCTTGATCATCATCTGAATCTTCCTGTACCAAAGGAGCAACATGGCCATCATTTATGTAAGTCTCgtcatcttcgacatcatcatctGATTCAACTTGAATTTCTTCATACTCAATAGGTTTTATactttgaataactgaaacatcaCTGCTGGCTCCTTCTACACCAGATCTACGCCAACTAGTGATCTCTTCAGTTATGTCTGGGACGGTCGTTTCGCCTACTCCAAGATCCAGTATGTCTGCATCAGCTTCCGCAAGGTCTTCACCATTCAAAGCAGAAGGGGCAAATAGATTCCGTGGATTCATCTTAACAACAGTTACCCAATTGGGCTTCTTCACATCTCTCACGTAAAAAACCTGTTCAGCTTGAATGCCTAGAATGTAAGGTTCATCTTTAAATCGGAGTTGAGTAGTGTCAACATCGACATTTCCATATATATTTTTCTTATAGCCTCTACTTTGATTTCTATCAGGAGGAGGCACATCAAACCAGTCACACTGGAACAAAACTACCTCCTTGTCAATACCAAAATCAAGACATATTATTTTCTGGATCACTCCATAATAATCAATATGGCCAGTACTTTCATCGCCCTTGACTATGACGCCGCTATTTTGGGTACCCAAGTCCTTTTCTATATGGGCATTTCTAAAGAAAAATCCATTTACAACCTTACGGTTGTAAATACGAGCTCGGTGATCAGGCCCTCAAGCTAGTGCATAAATAAGACTGCTAACTTTCCCATCATTATGGAGATCTGTAATCTGCATCATGGCATGCAGTATGTTAGAAAAGTTGTATACTATTATTGTTGTAGTGCGAGGATTAATTGTTAAAGTATAAAAGAAAATTACACGTCTCTCAAACCAGCCTACGAACTcttctttgtgtttcttttcaGCATTACGAGAATTATTGCTTCCGAGCTCCTCAAGATGCTCGCTATGAAAGAAAACAAGCAGTTATGTCGACATGTATCATTTTATGCATATCATGACCAAAAATAGATTCATAGATATCTTACCTTACCCACGTCTTGGTTTCTTTGCAGTTTGTTATTATGTAGTGCCTAATTTGATTCATCTCAGCAAAGGAGAGTGGTTCATATGTAAAACCTTTCTTAGAGTAATCGACTGGGCTAATTATGTCAATCTCTGGGGCTGGTTGATTTATTGCAGCACCTTCATGACGTTCTGGCTGATTAAGTTTAGTATGGGTGTCATCGAGGAATCGACTACAAAATGTCATGCACTCTTCTAAGATGTACCCCTCGGCAATCGAACCTTCAGGTTGAGCTTTATTCCGCACATACCCTTTAAGTGTACGCA
Coding sequences within it:
- the LOC127321473 gene encoding uncharacterized protein, translated to MASRQGSAYWNRTMMPQHVTRGSVLLSRTESITSYKNRRPGQHRSGTQGQSDTTPDASQHANDMCSLNDWPSHARRNRVQIQNEADGQKKSGRGVLKGLKVSKKRFASGSAKLNVAFSDRLGGSTGMNYRSFVDDVVVFMKRRMPLIGVRTWADIHASVHRLIVADVLERWNLEDTPDMEDKILKIAKERYRGWRSTLHSTYKAYNTDAARMANVPEDLQPEEWEWLINYFGTNSKFQETSQKNSDNRKKQKAIHRVGSKSYSQLSFEKRDLETGEEPDCIALWELTHTKNGIWSNRESQDVYDKACEEVNLKEGETNGPVSTEDRNNIFQTNYKTTMGCKSSQPRGYGYMAKPPRPADRFRVELEEQSRASQRQNAELNQQVTQLQDELQAERENTQQQLELERAERQRLEERLQEDRIERERLLEEERRSRQLELQAVEESFMKFFAEMTEMMGSQQTLAQQIAPRRNGKENTNPNVSRSLFQTPSTNAAPGKKNMIPPNQLAAAAKLNTRIFRAMKIHSLTIWNPEEI